The following nucleotide sequence is from Tardiphaga alba.
AGCCGTCACATCAAGAACCTGGATCAGGCACTGCGTGTTTGCGGCCGATCCGAGCGCACGAATGGTGATATTCTGCAGCATCGGAATTCCGGCGCGCGTCCGGAACGGAAATAGTTTTGGGTTGAGTGAATAGGTTAGAAAGCTGGAGGAATTGAGCGCCAGCGTGTCCGCGATCGCCGTCATGAGCCTGTTCGAGAGGTCGTGTCCGAATATCTCGGGCAGCGTCTTTCCCAAAATCTGCGCGCGCGGAAGGCCGCTCGCGGTGACGAGCCACTCGTTCCACTCGACCACGCGCTGTGAAGCGTCAAGGATCGCCACGCCCGCATCGAGCGCATCGAGAGCCGACCTCATTACCTCATGATCGACCTTGGTCATCGAAATCGTCAGCCTGCTTCCCGCTCGATGAATTCGTCAAGCAGATGCGTAAGTGCCGTGAGGGAAGGCAGGTCCATGATCATGGCAATGTAGCCGCTGATGTCGCGTTCGCGAACGGCGAAAGTGATGTAGAGAAACATCACCACGTCGCCGGCCTCGGGAGGCGATTCGAGACTGAAGAACGTCGCCGCATTGCCGCGCAAGACTTCCGGCAACGACATTTTCAGGCTGCGATGTAGCATGTTGGCAATGGTCGCGAGACAACTGTTGAGCAAGACATTGCCGGTTTCGGCGAGGGCTTCCTGTTCCAACTCGATGATGTCCTCCAGCGGCAGGTCGCCACCGGTGATGGCCCGTACCAGTTCTAGACTTTTCGTCTCCGGAAAGATCAGGAGCGCCCGGCCGCCGATGTCGCCTTCAAAGACCTGGTGCACCGCGACCAGATTGTCGCTCTCGCGCTCGGCAAGA
It contains:
- a CDS encoding chemotaxis protein CheC → MTDDQTNILTELQLDALTELVNLGVSRAATNLREMVGAQVHLSVPNVTLVNRARAIAILAERESDNLVAVHQVFEGDIGGRALLIFPETKSLELVRAITGGDLPLEDIIELEQEALAETGNVLLNSCLATIANMLHRSLKMSLPEVLRGNAATFFSLESPPEAGDVVMFLYITFAVRERDISGYIAMIMDLPSLTALTHLLDEFIEREAG